One genomic segment of Hydrocarboniclastica marina includes these proteins:
- a CDS encoding HDOD domain-containing protein, whose amino-acid sequence MLATAESELPSLPQVILRMLDACDENADYQDLGKIIGNDTALTARVLALANSSFFRRGQPVKSLHQALLRLGIENLRTLVITASLRQFLLKLGGDQWQQLRDFWRHSLATALLARALAQLTRYSNPEEAFLVGMLHNVGELVMLHHAGQPQAEGDDASPVVADAAEIGANMASNWGLSPLATDAIRYQQMPASNLSDTAHLVKLISLATRLAMSDKHGVDAAQTLFGLTAALTREISKRIETEVDSLAEGLGIALDADCGADSAREKLLRRLVQHGMVDQAAQPLIQAENEPSLYSALVHAAELLCEGSALIFVVQDEWLVAGAVSGWPELDLRLPLEPVRSLVARCVAAGAPQVIGHPDTADLTVDQQLLNLLESRAAYAVPVVIEKQTIGVIVGGFDTSPDADRRALLALLATRAGRAFQAIGERQPEPGLDFGSDEMDSRLRLRQLIHEVSNPVTVIRNYLGTLQSRLSENDAARTDLDVVTEELDRIATLLVQSRDLHEAPGQPSDTVDLVREVQSLMDLLDSALFANHDIESDVQAPGEPVGIAMSRGSLRQILLNLARNAAEAMPGGGNLTVSIRANVWQNGQTWAELTLEDDGPGLPESVRSQLFKPLTSSKGKGHSGLGLSIVKRLVDASNSTISCYTGTTGTGFRILIPVANTASQEVAGQ is encoded by the coding sequence ATGCTGGCAACGGCAGAAAGCGAACTGCCCAGCCTGCCGCAGGTTATTCTACGCATGCTGGATGCATGTGATGAAAATGCGGACTATCAGGACCTGGGCAAGATAATCGGAAACGATACTGCGCTGACGGCCCGCGTTCTGGCACTGGCCAACTCGTCCTTTTTTCGTCGGGGCCAACCTGTCAAATCCCTGCACCAGGCGCTCCTGCGACTCGGCATCGAGAACCTCCGCACTTTAGTTATTACAGCTTCGCTTCGGCAATTCCTTCTTAAACTCGGCGGCGACCAGTGGCAGCAACTGCGCGACTTCTGGCGCCACTCGCTGGCAACCGCGCTGCTCGCCAGAGCCCTCGCCCAACTGACCCGTTACAGCAATCCTGAGGAGGCTTTCCTCGTCGGCATGCTGCACAACGTTGGCGAGCTTGTGATGCTGCACCACGCCGGACAGCCACAGGCCGAGGGCGACGATGCTAGCCCTGTTGTAGCCGATGCGGCTGAAATCGGGGCGAATATGGCCAGCAACTGGGGGCTGAGCCCACTCGCTACGGATGCCATTCGCTATCAGCAGATGCCAGCCTCGAACCTGAGTGACACCGCCCATCTGGTGAAGCTGATCAGCCTGGCGACGCGACTGGCGATGTCCGACAAACACGGCGTCGATGCCGCGCAAACGCTGTTCGGTCTGACCGCCGCCCTGACCCGCGAAATATCCAAGCGCATCGAGACGGAAGTCGACAGCCTTGCTGAAGGCCTTGGCATTGCCCTGGACGCTGACTGCGGGGCAGATAGCGCTCGCGAAAAACTGCTACGCCGGCTGGTCCAGCATGGCATGGTCGACCAGGCTGCACAGCCGCTGATTCAGGCTGAGAACGAACCATCCCTGTACAGCGCCCTCGTTCATGCTGCGGAATTGCTGTGCGAGGGCTCGGCGCTGATCTTCGTGGTCCAGGATGAATGGCTTGTCGCGGGTGCTGTTTCCGGCTGGCCCGAACTGGACCTGCGGCTGCCGCTGGAACCGGTGCGCAGCCTGGTCGCCCGTTGTGTCGCTGCGGGTGCACCTCAGGTTATAGGCCACCCTGACACTGCGGACCTTACCGTCGACCAGCAACTACTGAACCTTCTCGAGAGCCGGGCCGCCTATGCCGTGCCGGTCGTCATTGAAAAGCAGACTATTGGCGTCATTGTAGGAGGTTTCGACACCAGCCCTGACGCCGACCGTCGCGCCCTGCTGGCGTTACTGGCCACCCGTGCCGGACGTGCTTTCCAGGCCATTGGCGAGCGCCAGCCCGAACCCGGGCTCGATTTTGGCTCAGATGAAATGGACTCGCGTCTGCGTCTGCGTCAATTGATACACGAAGTCAGTAACCCGGTGACCGTCATAAGGAACTATCTGGGAACGCTGCAAAGCAGGCTCAGCGAAAACGATGCCGCCCGGACCGACCTCGACGTGGTCACAGAAGAGCTCGACCGCATTGCGACGCTGCTGGTGCAATCCCGTGACCTGCATGAGGCACCCGGGCAGCCGTCCGACACTGTCGATCTGGTGCGGGAGGTGCAAAGTCTGATGGACCTTCTCGACAGCGCACTGTTTGCAAATCACGACATAGAGTCTGACGTTCAGGCCCCTGGTGAACCCGTAGGAATCGCGATGTCGCGCGGTTCGCTCAGGCAGATCCTGCTGAATCTGGCGCGCAATGCAGCGGAGGCGATGCCCGGTGGTGGCAACCTGACTGTCTCCATCCGCGCGAATGTGTGGCAAAACGGCCAGACATGGGCTGAGCTTACGCTTGAGGATGATGGTCCGGGGCTTCCCGAGTCTGTCCGCAGCCAACTGTTCAAGCCACTCACTTCGAGCAAGGGCAAAGGTCACAGCGGCCTGGGGCTGAGCATCGTCAAGCGTCTTGTTGACGCCAGCAACAGCACTATAAGCTGCTATACCGGTACCACCGGCACAGGCTTCCGAATACTTATTCCGGTGGCCAACACCGCCTCGCAAGAGGTCGCTGGACAGTGA
- a CDS encoding MinD/ParA family ATP-binding protein: MSLTARTETDDTRPRHEDSSGGVVAPSGRAVTITVAGGKGGVGKTTLALNLAMVLARQGYRTLLLDGDLELANVNVMLGLYPSATLELAVAGGVPLRDILLPVCDNLDLLPGASGVQDCLDRPVSEQQRFLQELSALEADYDRVIIDTAAGLRTSALHMIAAAHLTVVLITPDPTSLTDAFSLLRLLHRRGYRRELSVVVNMARDHDHAQAVYRRFSTAVGRYIGLTCNYLSCVCRDEGIARSVAMQRPVVDRPAADPSARAFWQTGEALEERLASSRARSLGFAAYWSRLVERKGDRTKTAELTRTERRHPPRPSAPSVAEPVAGPVAQSSANTSDESGWPAHFRTWLKDAEADPVQRYETLNNWFTALGDALDEDMIEILQTGLANMRWESLPDTQRRAAAQHFQQLAELVAPPARPQASDSHRYAAEVYGSQEMLLSQLKAQPSTASLNGLLEQLRMATLDQKKS; this comes from the coding sequence TTGTCTTTAACCGCCCGCACTGAAACCGACGACACCCGGCCTCGCCATGAGGATAGCTCCGGCGGCGTGGTCGCGCCCTCTGGCCGCGCAGTGACTATAACAGTTGCTGGCGGAAAGGGCGGGGTCGGCAAAACAACGCTCGCTCTCAATCTGGCCATGGTCCTGGCCCGGCAGGGTTATCGCACGCTGTTGCTCGATGGCGATCTGGAACTAGCCAACGTCAATGTCATGCTAGGCCTTTATCCTAGCGCTACGCTCGAACTCGCCGTTGCCGGCGGGGTTCCGCTCCGGGACATACTGCTGCCGGTCTGCGACAACCTGGACCTGTTGCCCGGGGCATCGGGCGTTCAGGACTGCCTGGACCGACCGGTCAGCGAGCAACAGCGCTTCCTGCAGGAGCTGTCCGCGCTGGAGGCCGACTACGACCGGGTGATCATTGACACTGCCGCGGGCCTGCGTACCTCGGCGCTGCATATGATCGCTGCGGCCCATCTCACGGTCGTTCTGATCACGCCAGATCCCACGTCGCTTACGGATGCATTTTCTTTACTGCGATTGCTCCATCGGCGCGGTTATCGGCGAGAGTTGAGCGTTGTCGTCAACATGGCACGCGATCATGACCACGCGCAGGCCGTGTATCGTCGCTTCTCGACCGCCGTCGGCCGCTATATCGGGCTAACCTGCAATTATCTGAGTTGTGTTTGTCGGGACGAAGGTATCGCCAGATCGGTCGCGATGCAGCGCCCCGTCGTCGACCGTCCGGCAGCCGATCCGTCCGCGCGGGCTTTCTGGCAAACCGGCGAGGCCCTGGAGGAACGCCTGGCATCCAGCCGGGCAAGGTCTCTCGGTTTTGCTGCGTACTGGTCAAGACTGGTTGAGCGTAAAGGCGATCGGACAAAAACCGCCGAGCTGACCCGAACTGAAAGACGCCATCCCCCGCGGCCGTCGGCCCCGTCGGTAGCAGAACCAGTAGCTGGCCCCGTAGCACAGTCCAGCGCCAACACCTCCGATGAAAGCGGATGGCCAGCGCATTTTCGCACTTGGCTTAAAGATGCCGAGGCTGACCCTGTTCAGCGCTACGAAACGCTGAATAACTGGTTTACCGCTCTGGGCGACGCCCTGGATGAAGACATGATAGAGATCCTGCAGACGGGCCTGGCTAACATGCGCTGGGAGAGCCTGCCAGACACCCAGCGGCGCGCAGCGGCACAACACTTTCAGCAGCTGGCTGAACTCGTGGCTCCACCTGCGCGACCACAGGCCAGCGATAGCCACCGCTATGCTGCAGAGGTATATGGTAGCCAGGAAATGCTACTGTCTCAGCTGAAAGCTCAGCCCAGTACCGCGTCTCTCAATGGCCTGCTTGAACAATTGCGCATGGCTACTCTGGATCAGAAGAAATCATGA